In the Hordeum vulgare subsp. vulgare chromosome 7H, MorexV3_pseudomolecules_assembly, whole genome shotgun sequence genome, one interval contains:
- the LOC123408156 gene encoding UDP-glucuronic acid decarboxylase 4-like, with amino-acid sequence MDYHCGANLEVRIARIFTTYGPRMCIDDGRVVNNFVAQALRKEPLTVYGDGKQTRSFQYVSDLVEGLMRLMEGDHIGPFNLGNPGEFTMLELAIQLGQPRFLDWSAWHLTLLTIATRFTLT; translated from the exons ATGGACTACCACTGTGGTGCCAACCTTGAG GTTAGGATTGCTCGGATCTTTACCACCTATGGCCCGCGCATGTGCATTGACGATGGTCGTGTTGTCAACAACTTTGTTGCTCAG GCGCTAAGGAAGGAGCCTTTGACGGTTTACGGCGATGGCAAGCAGACCAGGAGTTTCCAATACGTTTCTGATTTG GTTGAGGGGTTGATGAGGCTGATGGAAGGTGATCACATTGGGCCATTCAACTTGGGCAACCCTGGTGAGTTCACCATGCTGGAACTGGCCATTCAACTTGGGCAACCCCG ATTTCTTGACTGGTCAGCCTGGCATCTTACCTTATTAACTATAGCAACACGTTTTACTCTTACTTAA